One Clostridium cagae genomic window, AAAGTGTTGAAGATGCAGTTGATGTATACTTTAAATCAAGAAGTGAAGCATTTGGAAAAGAAGTTAAAAAGAGAATAATGCTTGGTACTTATGCATTATCAGCAGGATATTATGATGCATATTATAAGAAAGCATTAAAAGTTAGAAATCTTATAAAAGGTGAATTTGAAAATATATTTAAAGATTTTGATGCGATAATATCACCAACAGCACCAACTCCAGCTTATAAAATTGGAGAAAAAACAGAAAATGCATTAGAAATGTATTTAGGAGATATTTATACTGTTCCTGTAAATATAGCAGGTATTCCAGCAATATCACTTCCATGTGGAGTTGCTGATGGTCTTCCAGTAGGACTTCAAATAATGGGTAACTATTTTAAAGAAGACACATTATTTAATCTTGCATATAGCTATGAACAATCAACTAAATGGCATGAAATGCATCCAAATCTATAGGGGTAAGGAGTGAAGAAACAATGGAATTTGAATCAGTCATAGGATTAGAAGTTCATGCTGAACTTTTAACTAATACTAAAATATACTGTGGTTGTACAACAGAATTCGGAGGAAAACCTAATACTCATGTTTGTCCTGTATGTTTAGGTCTTCCAGGATCATTACCACAATTAAATAAAAGAGTTTTAGAGCTAGGAATAAAAGCAGGATTAGCTTTAAATTGTAAAATAACTAAAGTGGGAAGAATGGATAGAAAGAATTATTTCTACCCAGATTGTCCAAAAAATTATCAAATAACACAAGATGAATTACCAATATGTAGAGATGGATATATTGATATTGAACTTGAAAGTGGAGAAGTTAAAAGAATAGGAATTGAAAGAATTCATATAGAAGAAGATGCAGGTAAGTTGTTACATACTAAAAGAGGTACGTTAGTTGATTTTAATAGAGCAGGTGTGCCATTAATAGAAGTAGTATCTAAACCTGATATTAGAACTCCAGAAGAAGCTACACTATATCTTACAAAGCTTAGAAGTATACTAAGTTCTGCACAAATATCAGATTGTAAGATGGAAGAAGGTTCTTTAAGATGTGATGGAAATATTTCTATTAGAGAAAGAGGAACAGAACCATTTGGTATAAGATCAGAAATTAAGAATATGAATTCATTTAAAGCATTAGAAAAAGCATTGAATTACGAATTTGACAGACAAGTTGAAGCTGTAACTAATGGGGAAGCTTTAAGTGTTGAAACTAGAAGATGGGATGAAACAAATAATAAAACTATAGTTATGAGAAGTAAGGAACAAGCAAATGACTATAGATACTTCCCAGAAGGAGATTTAGTTACTTTAAATGTTTCTGATGAATGGATTGAAGAAATAAGAAAGACAATTCCAGAACTTCCATATCAAAAGGCAGACAGATTTGTAAAAGAATATGGTCTACCTAAATATGATGCTCATGTATTAACACTTACAGATGCAATGGCTGATTATTTTGATGAATGTGCTAAGTTATCAGGAGATCCTAAAGCAGCATCAAATTGGATCATGGGAGATATCTCAAGACTTATGAAAGAAGAAAGTACTTGGGTAGAAGATTTAAAATTCTCTCCTAAAGAGTTAGCAGAATTAATAGAAGCAATAAAGGATGGAACTATATCAAGTGCGATAGGTAAAAAAGTACTTGAAGATATGTTTGCAGAAGGAAAATCACCAAAGACTATAATTGATGAAAAAGGATTGAAGCAAAACAATGATGAAGATGCTATTCGTCAATTAGTTAATAAAGTTCTTGATGAAAATCCACAAGTTATTGAACAATACAAGAGTGGAAGAACCAGAATACTTGGATTTGCAGTTGGTCAAGTAATGAAAGAAACTAAAGGTCAAGCAAACCCAGGAATTGTTAATAAATTAGTTACTGAAGAAGTAGAAAAAAGATAGATAAAGTTATTAGCAATAAAAAACCTACTATGAAACTAAAATGTTTCATAGTAGGTTTTTCTTATTCTAA contains:
- the gatB gene encoding Asp-tRNA(Asn)/Glu-tRNA(Gln) amidotransferase subunit GatB; its protein translation is MEFESVIGLEVHAELLTNTKIYCGCTTEFGGKPNTHVCPVCLGLPGSLPQLNKRVLELGIKAGLALNCKITKVGRMDRKNYFYPDCPKNYQITQDELPICRDGYIDIELESGEVKRIGIERIHIEEDAGKLLHTKRGTLVDFNRAGVPLIEVVSKPDIRTPEEATLYLTKLRSILSSAQISDCKMEEGSLRCDGNISIRERGTEPFGIRSEIKNMNSFKALEKALNYEFDRQVEAVTNGEALSVETRRWDETNNKTIVMRSKEQANDYRYFPEGDLVTLNVSDEWIEEIRKTIPELPYQKADRFVKEYGLPKYDAHVLTLTDAMADYFDECAKLSGDPKAASNWIMGDISRLMKEESTWVEDLKFSPKELAELIEAIKDGTISSAIGKKVLEDMFAEGKSPKTIIDEKGLKQNNDEDAIRQLVNKVLDENPQVIEQYKSGRTRILGFAVGQVMKETKGQANPGIVNKLVTEEVEKR